The following are encoded together in the Bradysia coprophila strain Holo2 unplaced genomic scaffold, BU_Bcop_v1 contig_94, whole genome shotgun sequence genome:
- the LOC119085086 gene encoding aminopeptidase N-like, protein MLAFLFALVPLVIVNSVIGQEFDSYRLPNNTRPESYNLSIQTWIDDANLTFVGSVRIGIVAVESTNFIRLHHDVQQIQSVQVLSADETPITIGDHSYNTQFDFLTIPVIGSNLTQGTRYFVDIEYVGFMNSFSGFYRSFYDIGATRIWFASTQFEATYARSAFPCYDEPQLKSNFTIRITHASSYSALSNMPVRIVTPNSDGSATTEFETTPPMSTYLIAFHVSDFPSVTSPTPGSIPQRIFSRSTAINATSLTLETGSSVLDALIDYIGVDYSLPKLDHVSVPGFPSGAMENFGLITYAEFFSLFDESTDFFTRHFETVQIISHEVAHQWFGNLVTPSWWTYLWMKEGFATFFEFLGVDLIHPEWQMMDYFVVDVNQYVFLTDSDELAQPMTYYIEHPVDIDFHFNSIAYSKAAAVLRMFWLTFGENTFMRALTWYLEDNAYSDAGEQELFNALQESVQLETESIIPPTVDVPTIMATWTRQPGFPLITVVRNYDDRTDQVTLRQQRYYSFPPTETENTTWWVPYNLVTPNNPGFENVRADGWIPQNSTSWEITVDSLGADDYLLINKRAAGYYRIMYDDRNFRLISDAILRNGSLFHTTNIAQLMDDTLEFYRTGRISLIPVLDVLRVLEIQSDFVSWNRAFSTLFFISQNFRGHRNYDMWADFVRSLTEELYDSIGVEDTPGEPILRKFARESIVHLACQMGSVHCRSDANRQLRRHLETGEEFHQNIRHTLMCASLRSATRTDFHSMWNRLMSLPLEYFSERTEIIEWLACSQSRVLLNEFVRSSINSTNSNNVEYTYFEQYSVFNAIVRNAGNIGLGVALEFLNENAVEAFHTYGQWFVQSLAFVVSNAEHAELFLTFQHILLDAGLMVQGEINFNMEQVAESAKWLETEGEVVNDWLLENFA, encoded by the exons ATGCTGGCCTTTCTATTCGCGCTAGTGCCACTAGTAATTGTTAACTCTGTAATCGGTCAAGAATTTGATTCTTATCGGCTACCGAATAACACCCGGCCAGAATCGTATAATCTGAGCATTCAGACCTGGATCGACGATGCTAATTTGACATTCGTCGGATCCGTGCGCATTGGAATTGTAGCTGTTGAATCGACCAATTTTATTCGGCTACATCATGATGTCCAACAAATCCAAAGTGTTCAAGTGTTATCAGCAGACGAGACTCCGATCACTATCGGCGACCATTCGTACAATACGCAATTTGACTTTCTGACCATACCGGTAATTGGAAGTAATTTGACGCAAGGAACGAGATATTTCGTGGACATAGAGTACGTTGGATTCATGAATTCGTTCAGTGGATTTTATCGCTCCTTTTATGACATTGGTGCAACACGTATTTGGTTTGCATCCACCCAATTTGAAGCTACGTATGCGCGTAGTGCATTTCCATGCTATGACGAACCTCAGTTGAAATCCAACTTTACTATTCGCATCACGCACGCATCTTCTTATTCAGCCCTGTCGAACATGCCAGTTAGAATTGTAACTCCGAA TTCTGATGGGTCTGCAACGACGGAATTCGAAACAACACCGCCTATGTCAACTTATCTTATCGCCTTTCACGTTTCTGATTTTCCGAGTGTAACAAGCCCCACACCCGGATCGATACCACAGAGAATATTTTCAAGGTCAACTGCAATCAATGCAACAAGTTTAACTTTGGAAACTGGCAGCTCGGTTTTGGATGCGTTGATCGACTATATTGGAGTCGATTACTCGCTACCAAAATTAGATCATGTCTCCGTACCTGG TTTTCCTTCTGGAgcaatggaaaattttggacTAATTACTTATGC tgaatttttctCCCTCTTCGATGAAAGCACTGATTTCTTTACCAGGCACTTCGAAACAGTTCAAATAATTTCGCATGAAGTTGCACATCAGTGGTTCGGAAACCTAGTAACGCCGAGCTGGTGGACGTACTTATG GATGAAGGAAGGATTCGCCAccttctttgaatttttgggCGTTGACTTG ATTCATCCCGAATGGCAAATGATGGACTATTTTGTCGTTGATGTGAATCAATACGTCTTCCTAACGGATTCAGACGAATTAGCCCAACCGATGACCTATTACATTGAACATCCAGTTgatattgattttcatttcaacagcATCGCGTACAGTAAAG CCGCGGCAGTACTAAGAATGTTTTGGTTAACATTCGGAGAAAATACGTTCATGAGGGCTTTGACTTGGTACCTGGAGGACAA tgCATATTCGGATGCTGGTGAACAAGAACTCTTTAATGCATTGCAAGAGTCGGTTCAGTTAGAAACTGAGTCGATTATACCACCTACTGTCGATGTTCCGACAATTATGGCAACATGGACTAGACAGCCAGGGTTCCCACTTATAACAGTAGTGCGAAACTATGACGACAGAACCGATCAAGTCACACTAAGGCAACAGAGATATTATTCCTTCCCACCAACCGAGACAGAAAATACGACTTGGTGGGTGCCATACAATTTGGTTACTCCCAACAATCCGGGCTTTGAAAATGTTCGCGCAGATGGTTGGATACCTCAAAACAGCACTTCGTGGGAAATAACTGTAGATTCTCTGGGTGCTGATGACTACTTGTTAATCAATAAGCGTGCTGCTGGCTACTACCGAATTATGTACGACGACAGGAATTTCAGGCTCATTTCCGATGCCATTCTTCGAAATGGATCTCTATTCCACACAACCAACATTGCCCAGTTGATGGACGACACATTGGAATTCTATCGAACTGGTAGGATATCGCTGATCCCGGTTCTAGACGTACTGCGTGTTTTAGAAATCCAGTCGGATTTTGTCAGCTGGAACCGAGCCTTTTCGACTCTTTTCTTCATTAGTCAAAACTTCAGGGGTCACCGGAACTATGATATGTGGGCTGATTTTGTGCGCAGTCTAACAGAAGAATTGTATGATTCCATAGGAGTAGAAGACACCCCAGGCGAACCGATTTTACGGAAGTTTGCTCGGGAATCGATCGTTCATTTAGCATGTCAAATGGGTTCAGTGCACTGTCGAAGCGATGCCAATCGACAACTACGTCGCCACTTAGAAACTGGTGAAGAGTTCCATCAAAACATTCGACACACGTTAATGTGTGCATCGTTGCGAAGTGCAACAAGAACCGACTTCCATTCAATGTGGAATCGGCTTATGTCGTTGCCATTGGAGTATTTCAGTGAAAGAACTGAAATAATCGAATGGTTGGCTTGTTCGCAGTCTCGCGTcttgttgaatgaatttgttagATCGTCGATCAACTCGACCAATTCTAACAATGTCGAGTACACCTATTTCGAGCAGTACAGCGTTTTCAATGCAATCGTTCGAAATGCTGGTAATATTGGCCTTGGCGTTGCACTGgaatttttaaacgaaaatgctGTTGAAGCGTTCCACACGTATGGTCAGTGGTTCGTTCAGAGTCTTGCATTCGTCGTAAGTAACGCTGAACACGCTGAACTG TTCCTTACATTCCAACACATCTTACTCGATGCGGGTTTGATGGTTCAAGgagaaatcaatttcaatatgGAACAAGTTGCCGAGTCTGCGAAATGGCTAGAGACAGAGGGTGAAGTTGTCAATGATTGGCTTTTGGAAAACTTTGCTTAA
- the LOC119085091 gene encoding 5'-nucleotidase domain-containing protein 3-like yields the protein MNYRVLCHKRLLQSFGYTSSRLWIQNFQTKLKYPWNGQLCLLNDSSINQRCYSTKEKFDEIYTKTKQKFLSKKLPQDVDLTSVFACNELDLDEISVYGFDYDYTLACYKQSLHYLLYNLGRDILVQNYKYPKEILNLDYLPGFAVRGLHYDIEKGLLLKLDSFLQIQFDTVYRGLTPVSEAEVLQLYKNRIIPIAYVEGKKGQHDLRGSAKMVQLADLFSVPEMTLLCNVAEFFIQNGKSYHPEILFRDIKKSISASHPIMHSYVTKDVGKYIDTNVNLRQYFKKLVEAKKQLFLVTNSPYYFVNKGMEMLAGDDWQRFFDVVIVNARKPRFFTDLSRPIREFDVTTNTHLWDRVVALDKGKIYYEGTLKQLLDLTKWSGENVLYFGDHPYSDLADVTLEHGWRTGAIISELTHEINTLNNEEFKANANWLQMLTQMIEDHQDNESEAARSAVRAWHDERDALRHQTKCVFNQQFGSVFRTYHNPTYFSRRLFRFADIYTSNITNLLKYSVSHTFYPRRGVMPHEYTSYFM from the exons ATGAATTATCGTGTACTGTGCCACAAACGATTGCTGCAGTCATTTGGTTACACTTCTTCCCGTCTTtggattcaaaattttcaaactaaaTTGAAATACCCTTGGAACGGACAACTGTGTCTGTTAAACGATTCGTCAATTAATCAGCGCTGCTATTCCaccaaagaaaaattcgatgaaatttaCACGAAAACGAAGCAGAAATTCTTGT CGAAAAAACTTCCACAAGACGTCGATTTGACGAGTGTGTTTGCGTGCAACGAATTAGATCTTGACGAAATCAGTGTCTACGGCTTCGACTATGACTACACACTAGCTTGCTACAAACAGTCGCTGCACTATTTACTGTACAATCTTGGCCGTGACATATTGGTCCAGAACTACAAATATCCCAAAGAAATTCTCAATCTCGACTACCTGCCCGGATTTGCGGTTCGTGGCCTCCATTATGACATCGAAAAAGGGCTGCTGCTCAAATTGGACTCATTTCttcaaatccaattcgatACGGTGTATCGTGGTCTGACACCTGTCAGTGAAGCTGAGGTGTTGCAACTGTACAAGAATCGCATCATACCGATCGCGTATGTCGAAGGGAAAAAGGGTCAACATGATCTGCGTGGTAGTGCGAAAATGGTTCAGTTGGCCGATCTGTTTTCCGTGCCCGAAATGACACTGTTATGCAACGTGGCCGAGTTTTTCATTCAGAACGGCAAGAGCTACCATCCGGAAATTCTGTTTCGTGACATAAAGAAGTCGATCAGTGCCAGCCATCCGATAATGCACAGTTACGTGACGAAAGATGTGGGGAAGTACATCGACACGAATGTCAATTTGAGACAGTACTTCAAGAAATTGGTGGAGGCTAAGAAGCAGCTGTTTTTGGTCACCAACAGTCCGTACTATTTCGTCAACAAGGGAATGGAAATGCTGGCTGGCGATGATTGGCAACGGTTTTTCGATGTTGTTATTGTGAACGCTAGGAAGCCTCGATTTTTTACCGATCTGTCTCGACCAATACGAGAATTCGATGTAACGACGAACACTCACCTTTGGGATCGCGTTGTAGCTTTagataaaggaaaaatttattatgag GGAACCCTGAAACAACTTCTCGATCTGACCAAATGGAGCGGCGAAAATGTGCTGTATTTCGGCGACCATCCGTACAGTGATCTAGCTGATGTTACTCTGGAACATGGCTGGAGGACAGGTGCAATCATTTCGGAACTGACT CACGAAATCAACACGCTCAACAACGAAGAGTTCAAGGCGAACGCGAACTGGCTGCAGATGTTAACTCAAATGATTGAAGACCATCAAGATAACGAGTCCGAGGCAGCGAGAAGTGCAGTGAGAGCTTGGCATGACGAACGCGATGCTTTGAG GCACCAGACGAAGTGCGTGTTCAACCAACAGTTTGGTAGTGTGTTCCGGACGTATCACAATCCGACGTATTTCTCCCGCCGTTTGTTTCGATTCGCCGACATCTACACCAGCAACATaacgaatttattgaaatattccGTGTCGCATACGTTCTATCCACGGCGCGGTGTTATGCCACATGAGTACACTTCGTACTTTATGTAA